The window TCGATCAAGTGTGCTCAACCAAGCCAGTATTTCTAAGAGATGGTTAGGTCGTAGTAGTGATTCATGAATGACAGTCCTTTAATCTTATCTGTTCTTGTAGATGATTAATCTTGATTGATGTGGTGGGAATCTACCCCGTCCACGTGTCTTGTGTGGCCAAGAATTATGTTAAGTTAAAGTCAAGACAGATCAGACATGACCTAAAGTGAATCAAACTCAGCCTAGAGTCAGATTTAATCCAACCTATTTAGTATACTCATCCTGAGCATCTCCAACTCGAAATTAGACGCCGACCTCATCTAAACTCAGCCAAGACATCTCGTCATCGACAACTTGGCCAAAGACATCTCGACCTCATccttagatctcaacattctttctATTTTGACCTCAGATCCCAACATCATCCATGTCTCAATATCGGCCTTAGTTGTCTGCTTTGCCTATCCTGAGGGTTACTCCACATCGAcgttatttccttatttgttctcGAATCAGATGTACACTAAaccctcattaatgaggctcTTTTGCCCAGATGGCACCAGATGGATGAAGAAGTGGTTACGTGGTTGTCAGATCTAGTCTTCTAGATGACCTACTTCAAACACATAACGCTTAGTGCATGGAGAGGTAGCTAATTGTTAGTGCAGTTGGCACCAATAatcaaatttaagttttgataaataataaatgaattaaagttagatgttgtgtaatctaacttttctatcaagtgtgcaggacttgatgggtctagcactgactgaaatccagctagatctggaggatcagatAGCTGATGTAGAACTCTAGATAGGTCAAAGAGTGACCCGATATCTAGCGGGAAATCAAGCTAGGTCCGTGGGACTTGACAGTTggccgaagtctagttgggtctatggacctaacaactggcaagaagacctggtggaccAAAGTAGAGTTAAATAATTCTGCATGATAAGTAAGGTAAGTACTAGAGGAGAGTGTTCCAATGAGGATGAGTCTCAATTAGGAACTTTAGACACTTGTCTAGTTTATGTTCATTTTGGTAAACTAGACTGAGACTGTGACTAAATTTTGGTCTTGGGAAGACATGATTTAATTAATAATCCTTTATAAaaattatgctaactttattttgcaggttaaATATTTTTCTGTTAGTTTAACATGTTTTTGCAGGAGCAAAACCCaacttaagcctcggatgaacagtgtctgaggcatcTCAAAGGATCTTGGAGGCACTTTGGAGTGGCGCGGCGGTGTCCTGGATCCAGCAAAAGCACCCTCATACAGATAGACTTTGAGGATAAAGTTTCGCTGCTGGGAGGTACCTTGGAGAGTGCTAGAGATGCCTTAGAGTGCTTCGGAGTCACCTCAAAGAACATGGAAGGCACCCTCGAGTGGATAGATGCCAAAGACGATGCTGTTTATTGTGATCGAAGTATATGGGATTAAACTTTGTATTGGAGGTGCCTCCTTTGAGCTTGGAGGCGTCCTCAACACTCTTTAAAAGAGCGGTTTGAGCAGCCTTCAAGAATCAATTCAATTACGAGCTTCATCGACTCTTTTGATGCTTGACTTCACTCTACCAGTGCGCTACTACTCCGAGGACATCCGATCGCTGCCAGCAAACTGACTTCGACACACTAGCTTGTTCAGATTCTACATCCTTAAAGTGTTGTTAACAATTTAATATTCTTGTATTTTTTCATGCTTGCAAAAAGGGAAGTGTAGCCTGTTACACATTCCCGTTTTTCGTACTTATATTCGATTATCTCTTCCGGCGATTCCGGAAGAGGTTTATAGCGGATTATCCATCAATACAGACTAAGagatcgtgggtcttggagtaggagtcgccgaaggctccaaaTCAAGTAACTCCTCATGTACTTGTGGTTTTCGATTCTATTTCGTTTTATTCCGTTGTGTACTTaatctttaattttgaaaaagaacaatttttttttaacacgtGATCTCTTCCTTCCCTTTCATGTGACACCGATCCTACATTAATGACTATTGGATTTGATCCACTCATTGACCCATACAAGGATAATTGCAATGACTGACGTGGATATGTTCTTCTAATAGCTATATAAACCTTAGAAAAGATAAAAGACAAGGGATTCCTAATTCTAAACTCTACATAACTCCACATgatcctcttctccttctccactTTCTTATTCCTACGTACCACATCAAACAAATCCTAATTCGAGCGTTAGAACGATTTGTCAGGATCTCTCCGACGTTAGTCTAACTCTTTGTTGAAGTGTATTTCAAGGCCTATTTATcatccgcaccaacaatctccgaAGAACGCGTGAGTTGGATCGTTTGTTGACTGATGACTGATCATCTACGATATTTAGTCGGAACATTGATCAAGTGCTTAACTAAGCCAATATTTATAAAAACAATTAGTTGATGGTGATAGATGAGTGAGTAGCTATCGTTTAAGCCTATCTATTCTCTTTTTGTTCAATTTAGTTCCAATACAATGCAAGTAGATGATTCATGCTCATGCCCATTTTGCATAAGCTTTTCGTAGTTTATAAGTGAGTCTAGAGAAGCattcaaaattttcttatttaccaaataatttttataatttagtaACAATGTtttgaagtatttttttttaataatttagtaAAGCATATGAATGATAAAAAAAGAAAATCCGTACATCTCGCTGACCAAACATATTCAAAAAAATATAGCAATTATTAAAGACACCTGAAactaactttgaaaattaaaCCAGACCTTTTAAACCGACTCTATATcctaattaagattttaaattgCCAGATCAACGGTGGAATAGGACTTGCATTGATTGCGCCTTCGCGGCTTGAGGGCAGACCGGGTCAAATAGTCTTTCCGACCGAACCGGCCGGTTCAGCTAGCTCCTAAAGTGGCAATCTACCCGCTGGTCCTCTCAGCCACCTTCCTGTCCCATGAGATCCTGCAACCCACGGCGTCTTCTCTTCAGCCCCGATCGATCGAACAACTGAGATACCGTAGCTTAATTCCATGGCCGTCAGCCTGTGGCGATCTGTGTTCGGATCCGCTGCCTTGGCCGCGCCGGGGGAGGACGGCGGCGTCGCGTTCTGGTCCAACCCTGAGCGCAATGGGTGGCTGACCAAGCAGGGCGAGTACATCAAGACGTGGCGCCGCCGCTGGTTCGTCCTCAAGCAGGGAAAGCTCTTCTGGTTCAAGGATTCCCAGGTCACCCGCGCCTCCGTGCCCCGCGGCGTCATTCCCGTCGCCGCCTGCCTCACCGTCAAGGGCGCCGAGGATGTCATCAACCGCGCTTTCGCCTTCGAGCTCT is drawn from Zingiber officinale cultivar Zhangliang chromosome 1B, Zo_v1.1, whole genome shotgun sequence and contains these coding sequences:
- the LOC122047214 gene encoding pleckstrin homology domain-containing protein 1-like, translated to MAVSLWRSVFGSAALAAPGEDGGVAFWSNPERNGWLTKQGEYIKTWRRRWFVLKQGKLFWFKDSQVTRASVPRGVIPVAACLTVKGAEDVINRAFAFELSTRSETMYFIADSEKEKEEWINSIGRSIVQHSRSLADAEVVDYDSAKRTATTSSSTDAKPSNTDQE